Within the bacterium genome, the region GATATCTCAACACTACCCTCGCAAGCTATACCTAAATCTGGATACACAAAAATCTTCATGGTTAATACTAAAAATTGTTTACAATGCGAATAAATATAAATAAACTCAATAAAATGTAATATAAATAATGATTTTGACTGTGTAAAGTATTTAATACTTTTATATGAAATTAATAAGAAGCAAACAAAATATTATTTGCTTCTTCGCCGTCATTATGCGTGGATATTTATTCAGCTAATCTGTATTTGGTGAGGCTAGCACTTATGGAGCCTATAACTATTTTGGTCTTCATCAGCACCGGCATGCGTCGTGCATCGTCGGTAACCCAGATATAAACATTACCCTTGTGTTCGAATATCCCCGGAGCATTGAGTATTGGCTCTATAAGTATACAATCGAACTTTCCCGCCGGCACCTCGACCGTTTCTTTGCAATGCACAGCGACTCGTAATGGATAATTCCTGCCATCGGTATGGTTAGGGAGATAGAATGTATCACCCGGATCCAGCTCGAGCATCCTTGTGTAATAAAATGCCGATAGTATATCGAAAACATTGGGATATGTTTCGACATCATATTTTTTGCTCTTAGCGCGGTTATTGGTTTGATCGAAGGTAAACCACCTATCTGCCCGGTAGTTGCCCTCAGAAAGATGCTTTTCGTGTCTAAGGCTATAAAACATCTCAGAATCCAGAAGAGATTCGACACGGTCTTCGACCTTAAATACAACCGAGAAAGTTTTATTCGTTCCGGCTTTTGTTTCAAAATAATAAGCCGGCCTTTTGTTGTATTCCACTATCGAAATAACAGACATCTTAGCCCATCCGGCATTGACAAAACCATAATCGATTGAAAATGTAAGCTCCTCACCCGGACCAAATGCATCGAGATAAACTGGCTTTGGTATTTCTATCGAATCCAGTGCTCTCAATGCGAATTCCGCCTTCTTTGGATCCTTTTCTACTTTAGCGAAAAGCGCTGTTGCCGTTAGAATCAAGCAAATAATATATATAGTCTTAATCTTCATTTTTAATCAAGGATAACGCACGTTCGAGACTAATCACAATCTCATCCCGAATACATCTGTAAAATTCCAAGCCTTTGCCTATAGGGTCATCTATTTCTTCGAGGCCAAGAAGTAAA harbors:
- a CDS encoding DUF3108 domain-containing protein; its protein translation is MKIKTIYIICLILTATALFAKVEKDPKKAEFALRALDSIEIPKPVYLDAFGPGEELTFSIDYGFVNAGWAKMSVISIVEYNKRPAYYFETKAGTNKTFSVVFKVEDRVESLLDSEMFYSLRHEKHLSEGNYRADRWFTFDQTNNRAKSKKYDVETYPNVFDILSAFYYTRMLELDPGDTFYLPNHTDGRNYPLRVAVHCKETVEVPAGKFDCILIEPILNAPGIFEHKGNVYIWVTDDARRMPVLMKTKIVIGSISASLTKYRLAE